The Halalkalibacter krulwichiae genome has a segment encoding these proteins:
- a CDS encoding response regulator → MASVLIVDDAAFMRMMIKDILMKNGFDIAGEAANGAEAVERYKELKPDLVTMDITMPEMDGIQALKEIKQVDASAKVIMCSAMGQQSMVIDAIQSGAKDFIVKPFQADRVIEAIKKVLS, encoded by the coding sequence ATGGCGTCAGTACTAATTGTTGATGATGCAGCGTTTATGCGAATGATGATAAAGGATATTTTAATGAAAAATGGTTTCGACATCGCGGGTGAAGCCGCTAATGGAGCTGAAGCAGTTGAGAGATACAAGGAATTAAAACCAGATCTTGTAACAATGGATATTACGATGCCAGAGATGGATGGGATTCAAGCATTAAAGGAAATTAAACAAGTAGATGCGAGCGCAAAAGTGATTATGTGCTCTGCAATGGGCCAACAATCAATGGTAATTGATGCGATTCAGTCCGGTGCAAAGGATTTTATCGTAAAACCTTTTCAAGCAGACCGTGTAATAGAAGCAATTAAAAAAGTGTTAAGCTAA
- a CDS encoding potassium channel family protein: protein MVKKQFAVIGLGRFGSSVCKELYKQGHQVLAIDSNEEKVNEMTRYSTHSAIANATDEKALQSLGIRNFDYVVVAISGDIQSSILCTLVLKEFGVENVWVKAQNYYHQRVLEKIGADRIVHPEQDMGIRIAQHLTSEKIVDYIELSADYSIVELIATNKVAKKSLIDLDIRAKYGCTILGIKRGEDINIAPTPTDHIERDDILIVIGHKNDLKRFEDEGM from the coding sequence ATGGTAAAAAAACAATTTGCTGTAATTGGACTCGGGCGATTTGGCAGCAGTGTTTGTAAGGAACTTTATAAACAAGGTCATCAAGTTTTAGCCATTGATTCTAATGAAGAAAAAGTAAATGAAATGACACGCTATTCGACTCATAGTGCCATTGCTAATGCGACGGATGAAAAAGCATTACAGTCGTTAGGGATTCGGAATTTTGATTATGTAGTCGTTGCGATTAGTGGGGATATTCAATCAAGTATATTGTGCACGCTCGTTCTAAAAGAATTTGGTGTCGAGAACGTTTGGGTCAAAGCACAAAATTATTACCATCAAAGAGTCCTAGAAAAAATAGGCGCTGATAGAATCGTTCACCCTGAACAAGATATGGGGATTCGGATTGCTCAGCATTTAACTTCAGAAAAAATTGTTGATTACATAGAGCTTTCTGCTGATTACAGTATTGTCGAATTAATTGCAACGAATAAAGTAGCGAAAAAATCTTTAATTGATTTAGATATTCGTGCAAAGTATGGCTGTACAATATTAGGAATCAAAAGAGGCGAAGACATCAATATTGCTCCGACACCTACTGATCATATTGAAAGAGATGATATTCTTATAGTGATTGGACATAAAAATGACTTGAAACGTTTTGAAGATGAGGGAATGTAG
- a CDS encoding IDEAL domain-containing protein yields the protein MLNDFAMDPNVTRQLKVIRSLESRSEDTVKSLYAQAVLEYSFYYYKKKQLYDRIDHALVTKDEQLFTEATAEYIQLIESHQEGKTVSENGFELYLNFD from the coding sequence ATGTTGAATGATTTTGCGATGGACCCTAATGTTACGAGACAGTTGAAAGTAATTCGCAGTTTAGAATCAAGATCTGAAGATACGGTAAAATCTCTTTACGCACAAGCTGTTCTTGAATACTCCTTTTATTATTACAAAAAGAAACAGTTATACGATCGGATCGATCATGCTCTAGTTACAAAAGATGAGCAATTATTTACAGAAGCAACAGCAGAATATATTCAGCTGATTGAATCACATCAAGAAGGAAAAACGGTTAGTGAAAACGGGTTTGAGCTTTACTTGAATTTTGACTGA
- a CDS encoding acyl-CoA carboxylase subunit beta — protein sequence MDMIDYINEMEDRREKVKLGGGYDRIEAQHDRGKLTARERIDLLIDEETFVELNPFIEYRGAEFHASEAPGEGVVTGYGKVNGRLVFLFAQDFTVFGGALGEMHALKVAKIMDLAVENGAPIIGLNDSGGARIQEGVLSLDGYGHIFYRNSIYSGVVPQISVILGPCAGGAVYSPAITDFVFMVEKTSQMFITGPKVIESVTGAKINTEDLGGAKVHSSVSGNAHFTGETEEEVLLAVRRLIDFLPSNNEEKAKRVEPNHKRPVHERVQELIDVVPVDGTKVYDVRKVIKLIVDDEMFMEVQSSFAKNIVVGFGRIEGETVGIVANNPKMMAGGLDINSSDKCSRFIRFCDCFNIPLITFEDVSGFIPGIQQEHGGIIRHGAKILYAYSEATVPKITVIVRKAFGGAYVALNSKAIGADLVFAWPNAEIAVMGPEGAANIIFAKEIKDSEQPEETRRRKIAEYRSKFANPYVAAANGMVDDVIDPRDTRKSLAQGLEMLRNKKKQLPKKKHGNIPL from the coding sequence ATGGATATGATTGATTATATTAATGAGATGGAGGACCGTCGAGAGAAAGTGAAGCTTGGTGGAGGTTACGATCGGATAGAAGCACAGCATGATAGAGGGAAATTAACGGCTAGAGAACGTATTGATTTGCTAATTGATGAAGAGACATTTGTCGAGCTTAACCCATTTATTGAATATCGCGGTGCAGAATTTCATGCTTCTGAAGCTCCAGGCGAAGGAGTTGTAACAGGTTACGGCAAGGTGAATGGAAGATTGGTTTTTCTATTTGCCCAAGACTTCACTGTGTTTGGTGGGGCGCTAGGCGAGATGCATGCCCTTAAAGTTGCGAAGATTATGGACTTGGCTGTGGAAAATGGTGCTCCTATCATTGGTTTAAATGACTCTGGTGGGGCGCGTATCCAAGAAGGTGTTTTATCATTAGATGGGTATGGCCATATCTTTTATCGCAATTCAATTTATTCAGGGGTTGTGCCGCAAATTTCAGTTATATTAGGACCGTGTGCGGGAGGTGCGGTCTACTCACCTGCCATAACAGATTTTGTCTTTATGGTCGAGAAAACGAGTCAAATGTTTATCACAGGACCTAAAGTTATAGAAAGTGTAACAGGAGCCAAAATCAATACAGAAGATTTAGGCGGGGCTAAAGTGCATTCAAGTGTTAGTGGAAATGCACACTTCACAGGTGAAACGGAGGAAGAAGTTCTATTAGCAGTAAGAAGGCTAATTGACTTCTTACCCTCCAATAATGAAGAGAAAGCAAAACGTGTGGAACCAAACCATAAACGTCCTGTTCACGAAAGAGTTCAAGAACTAATAGATGTGGTACCGGTCGATGGAACAAAAGTTTATGACGTACGAAAAGTCATAAAGTTAATTGTCGATGATGAAATGTTTATGGAAGTTCAATCCTCTTTTGCTAAAAACATTGTAGTTGGTTTCGGAAGAATTGAGGGGGAAACGGTTGGGATTGTCGCAAACAACCCTAAGATGATGGCTGGAGGATTAGATATCAATTCTTCAGATAAGTGTTCGAGGTTTATTAGATTCTGTGATTGTTTTAATATTCCTCTTATAACATTCGAAGATGTAAGCGGTTTTATACCTGGAATTCAACAAGAGCATGGAGGTATTATCCGACATGGAGCAAAAATTTTATATGCTTATTCTGAAGCAACGGTTCCGAAAATTACGGTGATAGTAAGAAAGGCTTTTGGTGGAGCATATGTCGCATTAAATAGCAAAGCAATTGGAGCAGATTTAGTGTTTGCATGGCCAAATGCTGAAATTGCTGTTATGGGACCAGAAGGTGCAGCTAATATTATTTTTGCTAAGGAAATAAAAGATAGTGAACAACCAGAGGAAACTAGAAGACGGAAAATTGCTGAGTACAGGTCAAAGTTTGCCAATCCTTATGTTGCAGCTGCTAATGGGATGGTCGATGATGTCATTGATCCTCGTGATACGAGAAAGAGTTTGGCACAAGGATTGGAAATGTTACGAAATAAAAAGAAGCAGTTACCAAAGAAGAAGCACGGGAATATCCCACTATAA
- a CDS encoding methylmalonyl-CoA mutase family protein: MNNKLENTLSHDFPIPTYQQWRETTEKALKGKPFETLLTKLLDDIVIEPMYQQKDLENCSTLRMEPGVYPFIRGNEVLPKAWNISQELEAPTPKLLNELIKHDLKRGQNVLHIVLEKNMKNGNIPSVKENGYGVPIYDLNDVKTTIKDIDLTSYPWHIDAGMVNIPLLAALSEVTDRLEGTIAADPIHQLIQEGKGCYSFKASFDYMKIAVEWAKEKHNGLRTVLVQTHAYHNGGISPCQELAIALATGVTYVNELMDRGVSATDAGKSITFSFSIGNEFFTELAKIRAARLLWAAIMREFGASEQGQKMSVHARTSSLTKTKQDPYVNLLRGTSEAFAAAVAGVDSIHVSPLDEALHRPSAFSRRIARNTSLILQEEAYIHVTKDPAGGSWYVEALTEKVAQTAWAIFQEIEKAGGMIPALRKGLIQDWVENSWEQRKVEIEQRKKTIVGVNRYVSENIAMPPNADTYRAEVKEYASKVIEDVNDIGRLKRISMEHIRALLMNKTPIHVIHNLLQEGCNGEQLSPIETKRLAEAFEHLKKQAKVLKEKRDGQLIVQLIGVGVFANHKTRVDFSSEFFRSGGFDVRYSSVTNESEIVEAAGDSQIIVLCGDDQSYHEHAIRLVSALKNDPTKIILLAGRQNEVFEKQLLSVGVDQFIHMKTNAYRVLKELLTKIGGE; this comes from the coding sequence ATGAATAATAAACTTGAAAATACACTTTCTCATGATTTTCCAATTCCAACCTATCAACAGTGGCGTGAAACGACAGAAAAAGCTCTTAAAGGTAAGCCTTTTGAAACGTTATTGACAAAGCTTCTCGATGATATTGTTATTGAACCAATGTATCAGCAAAAAGATTTGGAAAACTGTTCAACGTTACGGATGGAACCTGGTGTCTACCCTTTTATAAGAGGAAATGAAGTACTTCCAAAAGCATGGAACATTTCTCAAGAGTTAGAAGCTCCAACTCCAAAGCTATTAAATGAACTTATTAAACATGATTTAAAAAGAGGACAGAATGTACTTCACATCGTTTTAGAGAAAAACATGAAAAATGGAAACATCCCTAGTGTGAAGGAAAATGGTTATGGGGTACCTATCTATGATCTAAATGATGTAAAAACAACTATTAAGGACATAGATTTAACAAGTTATCCTTGGCATATAGATGCGGGCATGGTGAATATCCCGTTATTAGCTGCATTAAGCGAAGTAACAGACCGACTAGAAGGTACGATCGCTGCCGATCCAATCCATCAACTTATTCAAGAAGGAAAAGGGTGTTATTCTTTCAAAGCAAGCTTTGATTATATGAAAATAGCAGTAGAGTGGGCAAAGGAAAAGCATAATGGGCTTAGAACCGTACTAGTCCAAACACACGCATACCATAATGGTGGCATTAGCCCATGTCAAGAGTTGGCGATTGCCCTTGCTACCGGAGTAACATATGTAAACGAGTTGATGGATCGAGGTGTGTCAGCTACGGATGCTGGGAAGTCGATCACATTTTCGTTTTCAATCGGCAATGAGTTCTTTACTGAATTGGCGAAAATTCGTGCTGCTAGATTATTATGGGCAGCAATTATGAGAGAATTTGGTGCGAGTGAACAAGGTCAAAAAATGTCTGTTCATGCACGCACGTCATCGTTAACGAAAACGAAACAGGATCCATATGTAAATTTGCTTAGAGGAACAAGTGAAGCTTTTGCAGCAGCGGTTGCTGGAGTTGATAGTATCCATGTGAGTCCACTTGATGAAGCTCTACACAGACCATCTGCCTTTTCAAGAAGAATAGCTAGAAATACATCTTTGATTTTACAAGAAGAAGCATATATTCATGTAACGAAAGATCCTGCAGGAGGCTCTTGGTATGTCGAAGCGCTTACTGAAAAGGTAGCTCAAACTGCTTGGGCAATTTTTCAGGAAATTGAAAAGGCTGGAGGAATGATTCCGGCCTTAAGGAAAGGTCTGATTCAAGATTGGGTAGAGAATAGCTGGGAACAAAGGAAAGTCGAAATAGAACAGCGAAAAAAAACCATTGTAGGTGTGAATCGATATGTAAGCGAGAATATTGCTATGCCTCCAAATGCTGATACCTACCGAGCAGAGGTAAAAGAATATGCCTCTAAAGTGATAGAGGATGTTAATGATATAGGAAGATTAAAACGAATATCAATGGAACATATACGTGCTTTATTAATGAATAAGACTCCTATTCATGTTATACACAACCTTTTACAAGAAGGCTGTAACGGTGAACAGTTATCACCAATAGAAACAAAGCGATTAGCTGAGGCATTTGAACATCTAAAAAAGCAAGCAAAAGTTCTGAAGGAAAAAAGAGATGGACAGTTGATTGTTCAATTGATTGGGGTAGGGGTATTTGCTAATCACAAAACTCGTGTAGATTTTTCCAGTGAGTTCTTTCGTAGTGGTGGCTTCGATGTTCGTTATTCAAGTGTTACAAATGAAAGCGAAATAGTTGAAGCTGCAGGAGATTCCCAAATTATTGTCCTATGCGGTGATGATCAATCCTATCATGAGCATGCTATACGGTTGGTCAGCGCTTTAAAAAACGATCCAACGAAAATCATTCTTCTAGCAGGACGCCAAAACGAAGTATTTGAAAAACAACTCCTTTCAGTGGGGGTGGATCAATTTATCCATATGAAAACAAATGCTTATCGTGTGCTAAAAGAGTTACTAACTAAGATAGGGGGAGAGTAA
- a CDS encoding TetR/AcrR family transcriptional regulator codes for MKKKPTRERIIEAALLLFEESGFHAVTVDRIVKESGTSKGGFYHNFKSKDELLYTVHDSFITYILDKAEDAYQRYSTPAERLYETVKSFVMMFEMYRPHVTVFYQESLYLSKEYFETIKKKRSRYKKMMFRLVAEGIECGEFREEIPVPITSMAIFGMTNWTYKWYKETGQYTIEDIADIYADLVMNAVLTKEASVKPEYKRFFLTNKHALK; via the coding sequence ATGAAGAAAAAACCGACAAGAGAACGAATAATTGAAGCTGCTTTACTTCTTTTTGAGGAGAGTGGATTTCATGCTGTAACAGTAGATCGCATTGTCAAGGAGAGTGGAACTTCGAAGGGCGGCTTTTATCATAACTTTAAATCAAAAGATGAGTTGCTTTATACAGTTCATGATTCATTTATTACATACATTCTAGATAAAGCAGAAGATGCTTACCAAAGGTATTCAACTCCCGCTGAACGATTGTACGAAACCGTTAAATCATTTGTGATGATGTTCGAAATGTACCGGCCACACGTGACCGTTTTTTATCAGGAGTCTCTATACTTAAGTAAAGAATATTTTGAAACGATTAAAAAGAAACGAAGTCGCTATAAGAAGATGATGTTTCGTTTAGTAGCTGAAGGAATTGAATGTGGAGAATTTCGCGAAGAGATTCCTGTACCGATCACATCTATGGCAATCTTTGGAATGACGAATTGGACGTATAAATGGTACAAAGAGACTGGGCAATATACAATTGAAGACATTGCCGATATTTACGCAGACCTTGTAATGAATGCTGTACTGACAAAAGAAGCAAGTGTAAAGCCTGAATATAAACGCTTTTTCTTAACGAATAAACATGCATTAAAATAA